A single window of Chloracidobacterium thermophilum B DNA harbors:
- a CDS encoding amidohydrolase family protein, whose translation MALLRKLDLHTHILPPRWENLRAKYGYPGFPRLEYVNSRCARIIIDDRFFREVQENCWHPEARIRDCHTHGVTMQALSTVPVMFSYWAKPQDAYDLARFLNDHIAEVVARHPTYFVGLGTLPMQSPDLAARELERCVQDLGLAGVEIGTHVNDWNLDAPELFPFFQRAAELGAAVFVHPWEMVGRERMPNYFLPWLVGMPAETSLAICSMIFGGVLERLPRLRCCFAHGGGAFPFTLGRITKGWAARPDLCQVHISQPPRTYLPQIYVDSLVHDADALRYVVKVFGMTRVVLGSDYPFPLGEDEPGKLICTIEEFSDADRERLLWKNAVEFLGLDDQRLGLPSETGWPTCTESDAGAAGMPDEGVPGEPT comes from the coding sequence GTGGCTTTGCTCCGAAAACTTGATCTGCACACACATATCTTACCGCCACGCTGGGAAAACCTGCGCGCCAAATATGGCTATCCCGGTTTCCCACGGCTGGAGTATGTAAACTCACGCTGTGCGCGCATCATAATTGATGACCGCTTTTTCCGTGAGGTGCAGGAAAACTGCTGGCACCCGGAAGCGCGCATCCGGGATTGTCACACCCACGGCGTCACCATGCAGGCGCTATCCACGGTTCCGGTGATGTTCAGTTACTGGGCCAAGCCACAGGACGCCTACGATCTGGCGCGCTTTCTGAACGACCACATTGCTGAGGTTGTTGCGCGTCATCCGACATACTTCGTTGGTTTGGGAACGCTCCCGATGCAATCTCCTGATCTGGCTGCCCGTGAGCTTGAACGCTGCGTCCAGGACTTGGGGCTGGCCGGAGTGGAAATCGGCACTCACGTCAATGACTGGAATCTTGACGCCCCGGAGCTGTTTCCCTTCTTTCAACGTGCGGCTGAGCTTGGCGCAGCGGTTTTCGTCCACCCTTGGGAAATGGTCGGGCGGGAACGCATGCCCAACTACTTTCTGCCATGGCTTGTGGGGATGCCGGCCGAAACGTCCCTGGCTATCTGTTCAATGATTTTCGGAGGTGTACTGGAGCGCCTGCCCCGTCTGCGCTGCTGCTTTGCGCACGGCGGCGGTGCCTTTCCGTTCACGCTCGGGCGCATCACGAAGGGGTGGGCCGCCCGTCCAGACCTCTGCCAGGTGCATATCAGCCAGCCTCCACGCACCTATCTGCCACAAATCTACGTGGATTCTCTCGTTCACGATGCCGATGCCCTGCGCTACGTCGTGAAGGTGTTTGGGATGACGCGCGTCGTCCTGGGGAGCGATTATCCGTTTCCTCTCGGCGAGGATGAACCGGGAAAGCTCATTTGCACGATTGAAGAATTCTCCGACGCCGACCGGGAGCGCCTGCTGTGGAAAAACGCCGTCGAATTCCTGGGGCTGGATGACCAGCGGTTGGGTCTGCCGTCCGAAACGGGATGGCCAACCTGCACGGAGAGTGATGCAGGTGCCGCAGGGATGCCAGATGAGGGAGTACCGGGCGAACCCACCTAG
- the hemF gene encoding oxygen-dependent coproporphyrinogen oxidase — translation MIATEMQSSEAPTATGPTLRERAEAFFKALQDEICSALEQLDGAARFREDLWEREGGGGGRTRVIADGRVFEKGGVNFSAVHGLMPEKLAARMMPGEDRNFYATGISLVIHPRNPMVPTVHANFRYLEQGSSTWFGGGADLTPYYPYREDVIHFHRTLKAACDEHHPDYYPRFKQWCDEYFFLPHRNETRGVSGIFFDYLKADEHTDLEAIFAFVQTAGRAFLPAYLPIVERRQPEPYGETEREFQLIRRGRYVEFNLVYDRGTVFGLETRGRTESILMSLPPLAKWLYDYRPAPGSREAEAMTYFTPQDWLGLGQATA, via the coding sequence ATGATAGCGACTGAAATGCAATCCAGCGAAGCACCAACCGCAACCGGCCCAACCTTGCGGGAACGGGCTGAAGCTTTTTTCAAAGCCCTCCAAGATGAAATTTGCAGCGCCCTGGAGCAGCTCGACGGCGCCGCCAGATTCCGCGAAGACCTCTGGGAGCGGGAGGGCGGCGGTGGCGGACGGACGCGCGTGATCGCCGACGGCCGGGTGTTTGAAAAGGGCGGCGTGAACTTTTCGGCTGTCCACGGCCTGATGCCCGAAAAACTGGCTGCCCGTATGATGCCCGGCGAAGACCGGAACTTTTACGCCACCGGCATTTCACTGGTCATTCACCCGCGCAATCCGATGGTGCCAACCGTTCATGCGAACTTCCGCTACCTTGAGCAGGGCAGCAGTACGTGGTTCGGCGGCGGCGCAGACCTGACGCCATATTACCCCTACCGGGAAGATGTCATCCACTTCCACCGGACGCTCAAAGCTGCCTGCGACGAGCACCACCCGGACTACTATCCACGCTTCAAGCAGTGGTGTGATGAGTATTTTTTCCTGCCACACCGCAATGAAACCCGTGGTGTGAGCGGCATTTTCTTTGACTACCTCAAGGCTGATGAACACACCGACCTGGAAGCCATTTTTGCCTTTGTGCAAACGGCCGGGCGGGCTTTTCTTCCGGCCTACCTGCCCATTGTTGAACGCCGTCAGCCTGAGCCTTATGGGGAGACCGAGCGGGAGTTTCAACTCATTCGCCGGGGGCGGTATGTCGAATTCAACCTCGTCTATGACCGTGGCACTGTTTTTGGTCTTGAAACCCGTGGACGTACGGAGTCCATCCTGATGTCGCTGCCGCCGCTGGCCAAGTGGCTCTATGACTATCGTCCGGCGCCCGGTTCACGCGAAGCCGAAGCGATGACCTACTTCACTCCACAGGACTGGTTGGGTCTGGGACAGGCAACGGCATAA
- a CDS encoding phytoene desaturase family protein, translating to MTVAHSESWQPEVVVIGSGIGGLATAARLARHGVRVLVLEQHTVPGGSASYFTRAGYRFDVGASLLYGLGTEGTINFVAEALAEVGETVETRRDDVQIHYHLPDGMEIRTHYDREHFLDELTSYFPQERAGIRAFYDAAMEAYRVMARVPLIALDDVPGLIRGVATAPWDALRMSQAALTTLGDLARRYLRDVRLRRFIDIETFCWALTGAGATPLVNAALVFGDRHVNGVRYPLGGCSVIAEKLVAGIERHGGRIRYGSRVAAGLVRQGRVQGVRLATGEDITARAVVSNATVWDTYGRLFREHPLASVMFREQSLRYAQADSFTSLFGGVASSHLPPETVVHHIVVNDWEAYDKPRGMLFVSLPSLHDASLAPPGYHNVHAFMVDRYDDWSVLTQLAAGGGGVRRTPAYRAAKEAAARHMLHMLERVIPNASEVVQVVSVGTPLTNERYLARTRGTYGPLLRRGPDVLLKPQGGSPIRGLYCAGDSCFPGQGVPSVAASGLSCAGRILRAW from the coding sequence ATGACCGTTGCACACTCCGAAAGCTGGCAGCCGGAAGTCGTCGTCATCGGCTCAGGCATCGGGGGACTCGCCACGGCAGCGCGCCTGGCCCGCCACGGCGTGCGCGTGCTGGTGCTTGAACAGCACACTGTACCGGGGGGAAGTGCGTCGTACTTCACCCGCGCCGGATACCGGTTTGACGTCGGCGCCTCCCTGCTCTATGGGCTGGGAACGGAAGGAACGATCAACTTCGTCGCCGAAGCTCTGGCAGAAGTTGGTGAAACCGTTGAGACCCGGCGCGATGACGTACAGATTCACTACCACCTGCCGGATGGGATGGAAATCCGCACCCACTATGACCGCGAGCATTTCCTGGACGAACTGACCAGTTATTTCCCACAGGAACGGGCTGGTATCCGCGCCTTTTACGATGCCGCCATGGAAGCCTACCGCGTCATGGCGCGCGTACCACTCATTGCACTCGATGATGTTCCGGGACTGATCCGTGGTGTGGCCACGGCTCCGTGGGATGCCCTGCGGATGAGCCAGGCGGCGTTGACCACGCTGGGCGATCTGGCCAGACGGTATCTGCGGGATGTCCGGCTGCGGCGCTTCATAGACATCGAGACCTTTTGCTGGGCACTGACCGGTGCCGGCGCCACGCCCCTCGTCAATGCGGCGCTGGTGTTTGGCGACCGCCACGTGAACGGCGTCCGCTATCCGCTCGGCGGATGCAGCGTCATCGCAGAAAAACTGGTGGCCGGCATCGAGCGCCACGGCGGGCGCATTCGCTATGGCAGCCGCGTTGCGGCCGGGTTGGTCCGCCAGGGGCGCGTCCAGGGCGTGCGGCTTGCGACCGGTGAGGACATCACGGCCCGCGCCGTCGTTTCCAACGCCACGGTGTGGGACACCTACGGGCGACTCTTCCGGGAACATCCGCTGGCCAGCGTGATGTTTCGGGAGCAGTCCCTGCGATATGCCCAGGCGGACAGCTTCACCAGCCTGTTTGGCGGCGTCGCCAGTTCACACCTGCCGCCGGAGACCGTCGTGCACCATATCGTCGTCAACGATTGGGAGGCCTACGACAAACCCCGTGGGATGCTGTTTGTTTCACTGCCTTCGCTGCACGACGCAAGCCTGGCCCCGCCCGGATACCACAACGTCCATGCGTTCATGGTGGACCGCTATGATGACTGGTCGGTACTGACCCAGCTTGCCGCCGGTGGTGGAGGCGTGCGCCGTACCCCGGCCTACCGGGCAGCCAAGGAAGCTGCCGCCCGCCACATGCTGCACATGCTGGAGCGGGTCATCCCGAATGCTTCCGAAGTCGTGCAGGTTGTGTCGGTCGGTACGCCGCTGACAAACGAGCGCTACCTGGCGCGAACCCGTGGCACCTATGGACCCTTGCTGCGCCGTGGGCCGGACGTACTGCTCAAGCCACAAGGCGGTTCACCCATTCGCGGTCTCTACTGCGCCGGGGACAGTTGCTTTCCCGGCCAGGGCGTGCCTTCTGTCGCCGCTTCCGGGTTGAGCTGCGCCGGACGCATCCTCCGGGCGTGGTGA
- the purQ gene encoding phosphoribosylformylglycinamidine synthase subunit PurQ, which yields MKFGVVVFPGSNCDHDTYHVISKLIGQPVRFVWHAETSVADCDVVILPGGFSYGDYLRCGAIASCSPVMRAVREHAARGGYVVGICNGFQILCEAGLLPGVLLRNAGLRFCCDLVRVRVERADTPFTHTYAPGEVITLPIAHGEGNYYCAPEEVARLEAEGRVLFRYVDATGQPTPAANPNGSLHNIAGILNAEGNVLGLMPHPERACEEALGSSDGLRFFQALMLTLRDAEQQRRSAATVTVSG from the coding sequence ATGAAGTTCGGCGTCGTCGTTTTCCCTGGCTCCAACTGTGACCACGACACGTATCACGTCATCAGCAAGCTCATCGGTCAACCGGTGCGCTTCGTCTGGCACGCCGAAACGTCTGTTGCCGATTGCGACGTAGTGATTTTGCCCGGCGGTTTTTCCTACGGTGATTATCTGCGCTGTGGCGCCATTGCGAGTTGTTCTCCGGTGATGCGCGCCGTACGGGAGCATGCCGCGCGGGGTGGGTATGTTGTCGGCATCTGCAACGGGTTTCAAATCCTGTGTGAGGCTGGTCTGCTTCCGGGTGTGTTGTTGCGCAATGCCGGGTTGCGGTTCTGCTGTGACCTGGTGCGGGTACGGGTTGAGCGGGCCGACACGCCCTTCACCCATACCTATGCACCGGGGGAAGTCATCACCCTGCCGATTGCACACGGTGAAGGCAACTACTACTGCGCCCCGGAGGAAGTCGCCCGGTTGGAAGCTGAAGGGCGGGTACTGTTCCGCTATGTGGACGCCACCGGGCAGCCCACGCCGGCCGCCAACCCGAATGGGTCACTGCATAACATTGCCGGCATTCTGAATGCCGAAGGCAATGTGCTGGGGTTGATGCCCCATCCCGAACGGGCCTGTGAAGAAGCCCTGGGCAGCAGCGACGGCCTCCGGTTCTTCCAGGCGTTGATGCTCACCCTGCGGGATGCTGAGCAGCAACGGCGCAGTGCGGCTACGGTGACAGTTTCAGGCTGA
- the nadC gene encoding carboxylating nicotinate-nucleotide diphosphorylase has translation MRLDPVAIENLIAQFLAEDIGRGDVTTDAILTHEVRARGRFLAKQELILAGIEVAEMVFQWFDPEIQIQTFYLDGDTVPAGKEIARVAGPAHMLLAGERVALNLLQRMSGIATLTHAFVQAIEGTSAVIADTRKTAPGLRLLDKYAVHVGGGHNHRFGLDDGILIKDNHIALAGGIGRALRLAKKNASHLLKIEIEVSTLEQVQEAVAEGADVILLDNMTVDQVRACVALIRELEPPGRQTLVEVSGNISLDNVRAYAEAGANLISVGALTHSVKAADISLKLSP, from the coding sequence ATGAGACTCGACCCTGTTGCCATTGAAAACCTCATTGCACAGTTTCTCGCAGAAGACATCGGACGCGGCGATGTCACCACCGATGCCATTCTGACCCACGAAGTCCGGGCCCGCGGCCGTTTTCTGGCCAAACAGGAACTCATCCTGGCCGGCATTGAAGTTGCGGAAATGGTTTTTCAGTGGTTCGACCCTGAAATCCAGATTCAGACCTTCTATCTGGATGGAGATACGGTGCCTGCCGGTAAGGAAATTGCGCGTGTGGCAGGCCCGGCGCACATGCTGTTGGCCGGCGAGCGCGTGGCCCTCAACCTGCTCCAGCGGATGTCGGGCATTGCGACGCTCACCCATGCGTTTGTTCAGGCCATTGAAGGCACCAGCGCCGTCATTGCTGATACCCGTAAGACAGCCCCGGGGCTGCGGCTGCTCGACAAATATGCCGTTCACGTCGGCGGCGGACACAATCACCGGTTCGGACTCGATGACGGGATTCTCATCAAGGACAACCACATTGCACTGGCTGGTGGCATTGGACGTGCGCTGCGGCTGGCCAAGAAAAACGCCTCCCATCTGCTCAAAATCGAAATCGAGGTCAGTACGCTTGAACAGGTCCAGGAAGCCGTTGCTGAAGGCGCTGATGTCATCCTGCTCGACAACATGACGGTTGATCAGGTACGGGCCTGTGTGGCGCTCATCCGTGAGCTGGAACCACCCGGACGGCAGACGCTCGTCGAGGTTTCCGGCAACATCTCACTCGACAATGTCCGGGCTTATGCTGAAGCTGGCGCCAATCTCATCTCCGTTGGGGCGCTGACGCACAGTGTCAAGGCAGCCGACATCAGCCTGAAACTGTCACCGTAG